The following are from one region of the Osmerus mordax isolate fOsmMor3 chromosome 1, fOsmMor3.pri, whole genome shotgun sequence genome:
- the tacc1 gene encoding transforming acidic coiled-coil-containing protein 1 isoform X2: MGGSHSQQKRTSRDSNSSQQKINRISDSESHFETPEAETPVHSLLTVPEDLELALTIADQGHEEDEQLMIESSVGALGVPKNPAMVQLKNFLGPMKNPVDQNGPVTSHPTAQAPECQHPAVTSHPTTQAPECQHPAVTSHPTTQAPECQHPAVTSHPTTQAPECQHPEGDRDQATTAPISMATDFQEDRLLAHTNSETLNSGQPNQTSFTLKVKPTKVNSPLPKIKGDLNEAPHEVKDHDKLVPEVINLHQIDDSFNLFTSGDSKIQNSPPSCFASSLSKLECPLSSLPTCEASVVPGIDVEVKPCSEVELNPVISENGLGNDGASKPLPKRFGKKPLSKLPSKKQMTRTSKPTSESITVQVSELSVSQSLNDIPIQKSSYNCDPSQWDDPNFNPFGGSNKVNSSPMPPKGSYSFDPESFDESIDPFKPSKTLDNEVSSKAPHSQERPVIHPPEEIKACPKKRKDKITTKFKNTKKHEKQSLVLDICSQEKDGVVSQVPEITHHVQYATDEEKLASNDIMTQQAESKEEKHVSECFTGLSKSKTNAGILDEVVLSPAMPWIQDSLEEDTCSLNKELSVSQASKGLGSKDPDKGSLSLDSMPLSEMDKAAELTQIREEIIIKEIEANQWKRKYEESRMEVMEMRKIVAEYEKTIALMIEDEQHKTMDSHKSVQQLILDRDQAMADLNSVESSLSDMFRRYENMKKVLEGFKKNEEVLKKCAQEYLVRVRQEEQRYHTLKIHAEEKLDKANADIAQVRSKANAESIALNASLRMEQMKAESMERALNQKNQEIEELTKICDELIAKFGTSD, encoded by the exons CTCTGACTCTGAGAGCCATTTTGAGACCCCTGAGGCAGAAACCCCGGTGCACTCTCTGCTAACAGTGCCAGAAGACCTGGAGTTAGCCCTGACCATAGCAG ATCAAGGCCATGAAGAAGATGAACAATTAATGATTGAAAGTTCTGTTGGAGCTCTTGGTGTCCCTAAAAATCCAGCCATGGTTCAGCTCAAAAACTTTCTGGGCCCCATGAAGAACCCAGTGGACCAAAATGGGCCTGTGACATCACATCCCACAGCACAAGCACCAGAGTGTCAGCACCCTGCTGTGACATCACATCCCACAACACAAGCACCAGAGTGTCAGCACCCTGCTGTGACATCACATCCCACAACACAAGCACCAGAGTGTCAGCACCCTGCTGTGACATCACATCCCACAACACAAGCACCAGAGTGTCAGCACcctgaaggagacagagatCAAGCTACTACTGCACCAATCAGCATGGCAACAGACTTTCAAGAGGACCGCCTTCTGGCTCACACAAATTCAGAGACGCTTAATAGTGGACAACCTAATCAAACCTCTTTTACACTGAAAGTAAAACCTACAAAAGTGAACTCACCTTTACCAAAGATAAAAGGGGACCTAAATGAGGCTCCACATGAAGTCAAGGACCATGATAAACTAGTCCCTGAGGTTATCAACCTTCACCAGATTGATGACAGCTTCAACCTCTTCACTAGTGGCGATTCCAAGATCCAAAACTCCCCTCCATCTTGCTTTGCCAGTTCCCTGTCCAAATTAGAGTGTCCACTTAGCTCCCTGCCAACATGTGAGGCTAGTGTTGTTCCTGGAATAGATGTGGAGGTCAAACCATGTAGTGAGGTTGAGCTCAACCCTGTTATCAGTGAGAATGGGCTTGGCAATGATGGAGCCAGTAAACCACTGCCAAAGAGGTTCGGTAAAAAGCCACTGAGCAAGCTCCCATCAAAGAAACAGATGACCCGAACCTCAAAACCAACATCAGAATCTATTACAGTGCAGGTTTCGGAGTTGTCCGTGTCTCAAAGTTTGAACGATATTCCTATTCAGAAGTCCAGCTATAATTGTGACCCCAGTCAGTGGGATGACCCTAATTTTAATCCATTTGGAGGAAGCAATAAAGTGAACAGCTCCCCAATGCCACCCAAGGGGTCTTACAGCTTTGATCCAGAAAGCTTTGATGAATCTATAGACCCATTTAAGCCATCGAAGACCTTAGATAATGAAGTCTCCTCCAAGGCCCCCCATTCACAAGAGAGGCCTGTGATACACCCCCCAGAAGAGATTAAAGCATGCCCAAAGAAACGCAAGGACAAGATTACTAC AAAATTTAAAAATACTAAGAAGCATGAAAAACAATCCTTGGTTCTGGACATCTGCAGTCAG gAAAAGGATGGTGTGGTATCCCAGGTCCCAGAGATCACCCACCATGTGCAATATGCTACAGATGAGGAAAAGCTGGCATCCAATGATATCATGACCCAGCAAGCCGAGTCAAAGGAAGAGAAACATGTCTCAGAGTGTTTTACAGGATTATCTAAAAGCAAAACAAATGCAG GTATTCTGGATGAAGTTGTTCTATCTCCTGCAATGCCTTGGATACAAGATTCACTGGAGGAGGATACTTGCAGTCTA AATAAAGAACTATCAGTTAGCCAAGCTTCTAAGGGATTGGGAAGCAAGGACCCAGACAAAGGAAGTCTCTCCCTGGACAGCATGCCGCTCAGTGAAATGGACAAAGCAGCTGAGCTAACCCAGATCAGAGAGGAG ATTATCATTAAAGAGATAGAAGCCAATCAGTGGAAGAGAAAATATGAGGAAAGCCGAATGGAAGTTATGGAGATGAG aaAAATTGTTGCAGAGTATGAAAAAACCATTGCACTAATGATTG AGGATGAACAGCACAAAACCATGGACTCCCACAAGAGTGTGCAGCAGTTGATACTGGATAGAGACCAGGCCATGGCAGACCTCAACTCTGTGGAGAGCTCCCTTTCGGATATGTTCAGGAGATATGAGAACATGAAGAAGGTCCTGGAGGGCTTCAAAAAG AATGAAGAGGTTTTGAAAAAGTGTGCCCAAGAATACCTGGTCAGGGTAAGACAAGAGGAGCAGCGGTACCACACACTCAAGATCCACGCAGAAGAAAAACTGGACAA GGCAAATGCAGACATTGCCCAGGTACGCTCCAAGGCAAACGCAGAGAGTATTGCTCTAAATGCCAGTCTTAGAATGGAGCAGATGAAGGCAGAGTCCATGGAGAGAGCCTTGAATCAAAAG AATCAAGAAATCGAGGAGCTTACCAAAATATGCGATGAACTTATTGCAAAGTTTGGAACATCAGACTGA
- the tacc1 gene encoding transforming acidic coiled-coil-containing protein 1 isoform X1 encodes MSWLSPASWAKWTWTTVRGAEEGQEDEEGQEAREEEGLRREDLEEDEERSQGFSSDSESHFETPEAETPVHSLLTVPEDLELALTIADQGHEEDEQLMIESSVGALGVPKNPAMVQLKNFLGPMKNPVDQNGPVTSHPTAQAPECQHPAVTSHPTTQAPECQHPAVTSHPTTQAPECQHPAVTSHPTTQAPECQHPEGDRDQATTAPISMATDFQEDRLLAHTNSETLNSGQPNQTSFTLKVKPTKVNSPLPKIKGDLNEAPHEVKDHDKLVPEVINLHQIDDSFNLFTSGDSKIQNSPPSCFASSLSKLECPLSSLPTCEASVVPGIDVEVKPCSEVELNPVISENGLGNDGASKPLPKRFGKKPLSKLPSKKQMTRTSKPTSESITVQVSELSVSQSLNDIPIQKSSYNCDPSQWDDPNFNPFGGSNKVNSSPMPPKGSYSFDPESFDESIDPFKPSKTLDNEVSSKAPHSQERPVIHPPEEIKACPKKRKDKITTKFKNTKKHEKQSLVLDICSQEKDGVVSQVPEITHHVQYATDEEKLASNDIMTQQAESKEEKHVSECFTGLSKSKTNAGILDEVVLSPAMPWIQDSLEEDTCSLNKELSVSQASKGLGSKDPDKGSLSLDSMPLSEMDKAAELTQIREEIIIKEIEANQWKRKYEESRMEVMEMRKIVAEYEKTIALMIEDEQHKTMDSHKSVQQLILDRDQAMADLNSVESSLSDMFRRYENMKKVLEGFKKNEEVLKKCAQEYLVRVRQEEQRYHTLKIHAEEKLDKANADIAQVRSKANAESIALNASLRMEQMKAESMERALNQKNQEIEELTKICDELIAKFGTSD; translated from the exons ATGTCTTGGTTGTCACCCGCCTCATGGGCCAAGTGGACTTGGACTACAGtgcgaggagcagaggagggtcaggaggatgaagagggccaggaggccagggaggaggaaggactgCGCAGGGAGGATTTGGAGGAGGACGAAGAGAGGTCTCAAGGCTTCAG CTCTGACTCTGAGAGCCATTTTGAGACCCCTGAGGCAGAAACCCCGGTGCACTCTCTGCTAACAGTGCCAGAAGACCTGGAGTTAGCCCTGACCATAGCAG ATCAAGGCCATGAAGAAGATGAACAATTAATGATTGAAAGTTCTGTTGGAGCTCTTGGTGTCCCTAAAAATCCAGCCATGGTTCAGCTCAAAAACTTTCTGGGCCCCATGAAGAACCCAGTGGACCAAAATGGGCCTGTGACATCACATCCCACAGCACAAGCACCAGAGTGTCAGCACCCTGCTGTGACATCACATCCCACAACACAAGCACCAGAGTGTCAGCACCCTGCTGTGACATCACATCCCACAACACAAGCACCAGAGTGTCAGCACCCTGCTGTGACATCACATCCCACAACACAAGCACCAGAGTGTCAGCACcctgaaggagacagagatCAAGCTACTACTGCACCAATCAGCATGGCAACAGACTTTCAAGAGGACCGCCTTCTGGCTCACACAAATTCAGAGACGCTTAATAGTGGACAACCTAATCAAACCTCTTTTACACTGAAAGTAAAACCTACAAAAGTGAACTCACCTTTACCAAAGATAAAAGGGGACCTAAATGAGGCTCCACATGAAGTCAAGGACCATGATAAACTAGTCCCTGAGGTTATCAACCTTCACCAGATTGATGACAGCTTCAACCTCTTCACTAGTGGCGATTCCAAGATCCAAAACTCCCCTCCATCTTGCTTTGCCAGTTCCCTGTCCAAATTAGAGTGTCCACTTAGCTCCCTGCCAACATGTGAGGCTAGTGTTGTTCCTGGAATAGATGTGGAGGTCAAACCATGTAGTGAGGTTGAGCTCAACCCTGTTATCAGTGAGAATGGGCTTGGCAATGATGGAGCCAGTAAACCACTGCCAAAGAGGTTCGGTAAAAAGCCACTGAGCAAGCTCCCATCAAAGAAACAGATGACCCGAACCTCAAAACCAACATCAGAATCTATTACAGTGCAGGTTTCGGAGTTGTCCGTGTCTCAAAGTTTGAACGATATTCCTATTCAGAAGTCCAGCTATAATTGTGACCCCAGTCAGTGGGATGACCCTAATTTTAATCCATTTGGAGGAAGCAATAAAGTGAACAGCTCCCCAATGCCACCCAAGGGGTCTTACAGCTTTGATCCAGAAAGCTTTGATGAATCTATAGACCCATTTAAGCCATCGAAGACCTTAGATAATGAAGTCTCCTCCAAGGCCCCCCATTCACAAGAGAGGCCTGTGATACACCCCCCAGAAGAGATTAAAGCATGCCCAAAGAAACGCAAGGACAAGATTACTAC AAAATTTAAAAATACTAAGAAGCATGAAAAACAATCCTTGGTTCTGGACATCTGCAGTCAG gAAAAGGATGGTGTGGTATCCCAGGTCCCAGAGATCACCCACCATGTGCAATATGCTACAGATGAGGAAAAGCTGGCATCCAATGATATCATGACCCAGCAAGCCGAGTCAAAGGAAGAGAAACATGTCTCAGAGTGTTTTACAGGATTATCTAAAAGCAAAACAAATGCAG GTATTCTGGATGAAGTTGTTCTATCTCCTGCAATGCCTTGGATACAAGATTCACTGGAGGAGGATACTTGCAGTCTA AATAAAGAACTATCAGTTAGCCAAGCTTCTAAGGGATTGGGAAGCAAGGACCCAGACAAAGGAAGTCTCTCCCTGGACAGCATGCCGCTCAGTGAAATGGACAAAGCAGCTGAGCTAACCCAGATCAGAGAGGAG ATTATCATTAAAGAGATAGAAGCCAATCAGTGGAAGAGAAAATATGAGGAAAGCCGAATGGAAGTTATGGAGATGAG aaAAATTGTTGCAGAGTATGAAAAAACCATTGCACTAATGATTG AGGATGAACAGCACAAAACCATGGACTCCCACAAGAGTGTGCAGCAGTTGATACTGGATAGAGACCAGGCCATGGCAGACCTCAACTCTGTGGAGAGCTCCCTTTCGGATATGTTCAGGAGATATGAGAACATGAAGAAGGTCCTGGAGGGCTTCAAAAAG AATGAAGAGGTTTTGAAAAAGTGTGCCCAAGAATACCTGGTCAGGGTAAGACAAGAGGAGCAGCGGTACCACACACTCAAGATCCACGCAGAAGAAAAACTGGACAA GGCAAATGCAGACATTGCCCAGGTACGCTCCAAGGCAAACGCAGAGAGTATTGCTCTAAATGCCAGTCTTAGAATGGAGCAGATGAAGGCAGAGTCCATGGAGAGAGCCTTGAATCAAAAG AATCAAGAAATCGAGGAGCTTACCAAAATATGCGATGAACTTATTGCAAAGTTTGGAACATCAGACTGA